One genomic region from Nitrospira sp. encodes:
- the flgN gene encoding flagellar export chaperone FlgN, whose translation MNESISLDELSNILTRESVQCDFLAQNIVQEREAIKGLELQKLVSINHSRIAILECLRILKEELDVVLDRLAGAYHGPETGRTLTELLRRAHSPQAEGILQQYERLADKVRAVKQDIAVNQLLIKNVQSFLIRAMEAHRQPPPGEDLYTMSGSRSNSGMPAALIRREG comes from the coding sequence GTGAATGAGTCAATCTCTCTCGATGAGTTGAGCAATATCCTCACCCGCGAATCCGTTCAGTGTGACTTTCTCGCGCAAAACATCGTTCAAGAGCGAGAAGCCATCAAAGGTTTGGAGCTTCAGAAGCTCGTCTCGATCAATCACTCAAGGATTGCGATCCTTGAGTGCCTTCGCATTCTCAAGGAAGAACTGGATGTGGTCCTGGATCGCCTGGCAGGCGCCTATCACGGACCGGAAACCGGGCGAACGCTGACAGAACTTCTACGCCGAGCTCACAGTCCGCAGGCGGAGGGAATCCTGCAGCAGTATGAGCGGCTTGCGGATAAAGTCCGGGCGGTGAAGCAGGACATCGCGGTCAATCAGTTACTGATTAAGAATGTTCAATCGTTTCTCATTCGGGCAATGGAGGCTCACCGCCAACCACCTCCAGGGGAAGACCTCTATACAATGTCGGGCTCTCGAAGCAATAGCGGAATGCCGGCTGCGTTGATCAGGCGGGAGGGGTGA
- the flgK gene encoding flagellar hook-associated protein FlgK — MGLNGLLDVAKSALFTAQQALTVTGHNISNVNTPGFSRQEVVLTEERPADGNPGQVGTGVKIEQIRRAVDVFLNRELTNSQEGLGQFTVTRDELQRLESLFGDTRGQGLAGQLDEFFEALQDATTTPSQVTPRSVVLAKASTLAGTFHQINADLTDSRRAVDMQIGVNIREVNGLTRKIAEFNTQIKSAEVSGQNANDLRDQRDLAINELAMRIDVSTLEQPDGTVSVFMARGLVLVDHETTRNLVGVESSDNQGLLDIGYDIGGTQPSIVNHLIAGGRLRGLLDVRDGTIPSVRQGIDALAGSLLNEVNQIHRVGYGLDGSTGQDFFSGLSVTTKAPTTNVGTGSVGNGVVTAPSLLTFHDYDLRFTGANSYAIVDATTGTGIKGNYTGTAIVSPTVDAPLNIVTGANDTLVMTVDGTTSGSITLNGAASPGRPYTSGAALAAELESKINADSTLAAAGRRVAVLFDSTTNRLVLQSNSVGGTSSVDVIGGTARASLGLSAGTSTAASGTYSGPQTFHVDGIAVAVNGAPAANDVLSFNSRENAARDVTVALSDPSKIALSSTRAGVPGNNQNGLTLIALQSKTLTGLDNATLLDAYRKTATDLGVASQVASQRLDAEEIRHEQLQNFRAQVSGVSLDEELVNLLKYQRAFEAASRMIVAADEMMSTLISLKR, encoded by the coding sequence ATGGGACTGAACGGCTTACTCGATGTCGCGAAGTCAGCTCTTTTCACCGCTCAACAGGCGTTGACCGTTACCGGCCACAACATCAGCAACGTCAACACGCCGGGTTTTTCCAGACAAGAGGTCGTTCTGACAGAAGAACGGCCTGCTGACGGCAATCCTGGGCAAGTCGGTACCGGCGTAAAAATTGAGCAAATACGACGGGCAGTGGACGTATTTTTGAATCGGGAACTGACGAACTCTCAGGAAGGTTTGGGCCAATTCACCGTTACGAGGGATGAGCTACAGAGGTTGGAGAGTCTTTTTGGTGATACTCGCGGGCAGGGGTTGGCAGGACAACTGGATGAGTTTTTTGAGGCTCTGCAGGATGCAACTACCACGCCTTCTCAGGTCACCCCGCGTTCGGTTGTGTTGGCAAAGGCCTCGACGCTGGCAGGTACCTTCCATCAAATCAATGCAGATTTAACCGATAGTCGCCGTGCCGTCGATATGCAAATCGGTGTCAACATTCGTGAGGTCAACGGCCTGACGAGAAAGATCGCCGAGTTTAATACTCAGATTAAGTCCGCTGAGGTCAGCGGTCAGAATGCCAATGATCTTCGAGATCAGCGTGACTTGGCCATCAATGAATTAGCGATGAGGATCGACGTGTCGACTCTCGAACAGCCTGACGGCACGGTTTCGGTGTTCATGGCCCGAGGACTGGTCTTGGTCGATCATGAAACGACGCGAAATCTGGTCGGGGTGGAATCCTCGGACAACCAGGGTCTTTTAGATATCGGGTACGACATCGGAGGAACTCAGCCGAGCATCGTTAACCACTTGATCGCCGGCGGGCGGCTTCGTGGACTCTTGGACGTACGAGACGGCACGATTCCTTCAGTTCGGCAGGGAATCGATGCGTTGGCCGGATCTCTCTTGAATGAGGTCAACCAAATTCACCGCGTGGGGTATGGCCTCGACGGTTCTACCGGGCAGGACTTCTTCTCCGGGTTATCAGTCACGACCAAAGCGCCCACGACGAATGTTGGAACCGGTTCGGTCGGCAACGGAGTAGTGACCGCGCCGAGTCTCTTGACCTTTCATGACTATGATCTCAGGTTCACTGGGGCCAACAGTTATGCGATCGTCGATGCAACAACCGGGACCGGCATCAAGGGCAATTACACAGGAACCGCCATCGTTTCTCCGACAGTCGATGCGCCGTTGAACATCGTCACAGGAGCGAATGATACCTTGGTGATGACGGTAGATGGAACGACGTCGGGAAGCATCACACTGAACGGTGCTGCATCACCAGGACGGCCCTATACCTCCGGCGCAGCGCTGGCGGCTGAACTCGAGAGCAAAATCAACGCTGATTCGACGCTTGCTGCAGCCGGCCGACGGGTGGCAGTGCTGTTCGACAGCACGACGAACCGATTGGTGTTGCAGTCGAATTCCGTCGGGGGCACGAGTTCCGTGGATGTTATCGGTGGAACGGCCCGGGCGAGCCTGGGCCTATCTGCCGGGACCAGCACGGCCGCATCTGGAACCTACAGCGGACCTCAAACATTTCATGTCGACGGAATTGCGGTGGCTGTTAATGGGGCACCCGCCGCCAACGACGTTCTGAGCTTTAACTCGCGCGAGAATGCCGCCCGTGATGTGACCGTTGCGCTATCAGACCCGTCCAAAATCGCGCTCTCCTCGACGCGCGCGGGTGTTCCTGGGAACAATCAGAACGGATTGACGCTGATTGCGCTCCAGTCAAAAACTCTCACTGGCCTCGACAATGCCACGCTCCTCGACGCCTACCGTAAAACCGCGACCGACCTTGGAGTGGCCTCACAGGTGGCGAGTCAGCGTCTTGATGCGGAGGAAATTCGTCATGAGCAATTACAGAACTTCCGGGCGCAAGTATCGGGCGTCTCGCTCGATGAGGAACTGGTCAATCTTCTCAAGTATCAACGGGCATTTGAGGCCGCGTCACGCATGATCGTTGCTGCCGATGAAATGATGTCGACCTTGATCTCACTCAAACGATAG
- a CDS encoding flagellin: MRVTEQQVFGFLVNSYQQARSRALRLQEHLATGKQVLQPSDDPGRFHQIVGEKATLVKLEQRLRNVSTATTRVELADASLQGTTAALARIRQLAVQYASDTNGATERATGAHEIKELLQHLLQLGNAEFDENQPVFGGTSRHGFAAGLTLSTPVTLTNSVADTLTVKIDGVTSGTIDLTGGTETLNGTELAARVQSRINADSTLIAAGKSASVTYTDGRLVLTSNSDGPTSNVEVLGGSVRALLGFNGGSAGSGGSTFAATVTTNAAAGNSGGAFVSQGQIVNTSTTSFDNYVVRFSGSGTFDVVNVSAPVTVAPNSANAGRVGATDAGIVDPQRVTLDTYEIQFTSASQYSVLNTTTGSTISTGNSYVSGGAIEFDGLRVVLSNGQQGGPATGDRFAVAIAPKTVLANQTYTSGAPMEFDGIRFHITNGTSAPAAGDLFHVVTHTQYAGDSGSHQIEVADGEVVPTNVPGNEVFSGSDVNLFDTVQQLLAALRGNYKAGITESLGGLDRALSQVSAAQGTIGALANRLDSTSSALAESKDLATNQLSSFEDIDMARTISDLTLQEYAIQAAGETLGRLFDNSLLKYLR; encoded by the coding sequence ATGCGAGTAACCGAGCAACAGGTTTTCGGGTTTCTGGTCAACAGCTATCAACAAGCTCGATCCAGAGCGTTGCGACTACAGGAACATCTCGCGACCGGCAAGCAGGTATTGCAACCCTCCGATGATCCTGGCCGTTTCCATCAAATCGTCGGAGAAAAAGCGACATTGGTAAAACTTGAACAGCGGCTTCGCAATGTCTCGACCGCCACCACGCGAGTCGAACTGGCTGATGCTTCTCTCCAAGGGACGACCGCGGCGCTCGCTCGTATCAGACAGCTGGCGGTTCAGTATGCGTCCGATACCAACGGTGCGACAGAGCGAGCCACCGGCGCACATGAAATCAAAGAGTTGCTCCAACATCTGCTCCAGCTTGGAAACGCCGAGTTTGACGAAAACCAACCGGTCTTCGGAGGGACGAGCCGGCACGGGTTCGCCGCGGGGTTGACACTGTCGACACCTGTTACGCTGACGAACAGCGTTGCAGATACCTTGACGGTGAAGATTGATGGCGTGACATCGGGTACGATCGATTTGACCGGCGGTACCGAGACGCTCAATGGAACCGAATTGGCAGCCCGGGTGCAAAGCCGAATCAATGCCGATTCTACTTTGATCGCGGCGGGAAAAAGCGCTTCAGTTACGTACACCGACGGAAGACTGGTCCTCACCTCAAATTCTGACGGTCCAACGTCGAACGTGGAAGTATTGGGCGGGTCCGTTCGCGCGCTGCTCGGATTCAACGGAGGGAGTGCCGGTTCCGGCGGATCGACGTTCGCTGCGACAGTGACGACGAATGCGGCCGCGGGAAACAGCGGTGGAGCATTCGTCTCGCAAGGGCAGATCGTCAATACGAGTACGACGTCCTTCGATAACTATGTTGTGCGGTTTAGTGGGTCTGGGACTTTTGACGTCGTCAATGTTTCGGCACCGGTCACGGTCGCTCCAAATTCCGCCAATGCAGGTCGCGTTGGGGCAACTGATGCCGGAATCGTCGACCCTCAGCGAGTGACTCTCGACACGTACGAAATACAGTTTACTTCAGCATCCCAGTATTCCGTCTTGAACACGACCACGGGATCCACGATTTCGACCGGGAACTCCTATGTGTCGGGTGGCGCCATCGAATTCGATGGCCTCCGCGTGGTGCTTTCAAATGGGCAACAGGGAGGGCCCGCCACCGGAGATCGATTCGCTGTCGCGATTGCTCCGAAAACGGTACTCGCCAATCAAACGTACACGTCCGGAGCTCCTATGGAGTTTGACGGAATCCGCTTTCACATAACCAATGGCACATCGGCGCCGGCTGCGGGGGACTTGTTTCATGTTGTGACTCATACTCAGTACGCTGGAGATTCCGGTAGCCATCAGATTGAAGTGGCGGACGGAGAGGTCGTTCCCACCAACGTGCCGGGTAATGAGGTGTTCAGTGGATCCGATGTCAATCTGTTCGATACAGTGCAACAACTCCTCGCCGCACTCCGCGGAAATTACAAAGCTGGAATCACGGAGAGTTTGGGCGGCCTCGACCGAGCCCTCAGCCAGGTGTCTGCAGCGCAGGGTACCATTGGTGCTTTGGCAAACCGATTGGACTCTACGTCTTCAGCATTGGCGGAATCAAAAGACTTAGCCACTAACCAGTTGTCGTCATTCGAAGATATCGACATGGCACGAACCATCTCAGATCTCACTCTGCAAGAGTATGCCATTCAAGCAGCGGGCGAGACGCTCGGTCGACTGTTCGATAACTCCCTCCTGAAATATCTGCGTTGA